TTGGAATATATTCCTTGTATATAAACCATACATGAAGAGACAAGCATCAAGTCCCTTCgccaagataatttttaaaaaattattttattattcccAATTGCAATTTTTATAGCTAGATGGTAAAATATAGTTGTTCAAGTCTTTTCTTCGATGTCTTTTAAGAATTCAAAATCATGGGTTGAACCTTATGTTTGAAACATTCAGCCGGAGGTTGCCTAGGAGTGCATGTTCGGCGGAGCTCCGCCCTCTTTCTAGCTTCTGCTCCTTCTCCACTTCAAATACAAGATCAGTGCTTGGACTTCGCATTCTTACCAAATCCTTGGAAACTCTTAGCATTTGTCCCAAGATCGATcttgttaaaaattatgaaccatccttattgtttttttgtccggtaattaagttatttggcaatagaaattaaaatttatatagaagCATCTTGATCGTGCATGTATTAAAGACGGTTGATTAATTTGCCTAATGCTCAGATCTAATCAAGTCGTCGATATGCTCTCAACAAGATATTGAATCTAAAGACTAAAAATATACATGACTTAAGTTATATAATTAACTTggattaaactaaaataaaattattttaaaaatcaaattaaattttaattggatAAACGGATTGATTCTCTGAATTAATCATATCTAATAAGATCAAATTTTATCTGATTTAATTTGTAATCAAACTAAAGTTaggtttgatttaataaaacaGGAAATATAATGCCCTAGGCATGCAAATGAAATCAAATCATATCAATTGGGTGAGGAAATAACAAAACCACAATCCCAATTTTGCGTAGGGAATGTGCCTCACTTGTTTTACAAGTTCCCAGATAATGAGTGGTTTTCTTGAACAATTTAGCCAGAAGGTGCCAGGCTTAAAAGTCATCATCAAGTGCATGTGACAGCACAGCTTAGTTGAAACAATCTGGTCCCATGGAAACCGACGGGAGGAGAAGGGCCGGACGTTTGCTTTAAAGGCTGTTTGCTTGTATGAATGCAATTGCATCTTTCCTTCTATTTTCTGCCTCCATTTTGAAACCATAACCTAACATCATGTTCTTGCTCGGGCCTCAGGGACCACGCCACCTTGTACagcatttttattcttttttaggcTGCAGGTGGGCAATATTTTAGCCTCCAGATTTACCAAGTTTCAAGCTTTAATATTGATTGAACTCTCTGTACTCATGGCAGCTGCTGGCCATGGAAGAATTGGAAGCTTGTCCTAAAAAATATGGCATGAAGGCGAAAAGTTTAAAATCTGTACAATAGATTTCgagtttgaattaaaatatgtattttttctaaGAACTTGAGATAatttaggttttatttattcatttgaactcacaaaatatgttttttaagagataaaatttccttgaattttttttaaaaaaagaagaagtattGGAAGCTTAAATTCTCCATGAGAAAAATAAGCCTTCAACGTGTGAGGCATTTCTTTTAGATGGTTTAGGTGGTAGCAGGACATCATTTATttgtgaataaattaaaatacaaataattttaaaacttcaaggCGTTGGTCTGATGGTACGCTTCATTTATTAATCTTCTTGTTCAAGACTTGCAACAAAATTCagatgaatttatttaatttttgtgtccttaaagaaagaatataattttgatttgaggTATAAGTTGGTCTAGAGATAGAATTAATTTGAGCAATCTTTTCCATGCGTGAAGAACATAATCCTCGGCACTAGCCACGTCGGCTTCCTACTGCTCTTGTGGGCTATGTCCAGGCCCAGGCCTGATCTTTTAAGCTGGTTGAAGCCCATGGCTTATAATTATGTCTGTGGTTGGTGTAAAACAGCACTTGGAAAAAATGTCTTAGGCGGACTTGCATCtaattgcttttgtttttttgaagaaaatgttgAGTTTAAAATAGATGGCAACTTCCAATTTCATACCAAAAGTTCATTTAGTCCCTTTTTTTTCGGTTAATAGGTTAATCGATCCTTTTAGttgttagaaatttattttaaaaatccttgttatttttattttttaatctctgaTTTGtttgagaagagagagaaagctcttgaaaatttcaaactaaaaagagaaaatcattattacatttattttgaCTATCAAAATGGTTGTAATTAGTGTCAACGGGTTTTATTTGGTATGAAGAGTCTTATAATTGTTGTTTTGAGCCTTGATATtgctcaaaaaaataaatctaagttgatcatgataaattttattcagtttgattttgtgatttggaatatttttttggtttattaggTTGATAAGTTGGTTTATAGGTATTCTAAAAGTATTTATAAGGTGTTTTTAGGCTAAAATGGATTGAAAATAGGTTATTTGGGTCGAAACTCactatcatgttttttcaacatCATAGTGGTGGCTAAAATCTGGACATGTCCTTTGCTAGCAACAAGTGGCatagtgttttcttttctttgaaaaaaaaacaaataacaagttatccatttttttttttaaaaaaaaaaaaaaaagaagctcaaaCACGCAAGTCTAGACTTGAAGGTCCACCATGTTTAAGCTCTTTCTTTCAAAGACGTTACGTGTTGGGCCATAGGCTTTAAATGCCTAggcatttcttttattattatttttattttatatttaggttaaatatagatttataagaaagatattaataaatatgGTTGAGTTCATAACTcgaattaaaaatttagcagATTAAGTCACAACATCCaggctataattttttttatttgtttaaagcattttttggccctcaatttaaaataatacaatttcgTTATTTGTTatcaatactttaaaaataaaaaatataatttcatcatttattattaactatttgcttttttatctCAGTCCTAGGTGCCTAACacgtttttttccttaaaaaatatttaataaaaaaaatattttccatgtgttttattattgtataaatctattaaataaaaaataatatttaaaataaaaatagcaattaaataaattatcagtTGTTGATCACCAAACCCAACCTGCTATTTGTTTAACATGACCTGTATTTTACTGCCATGGTCCAAACCTTCAGGGCTCCCACCAAGCTGGTCTCATGAAAAAACGCCACGTTAAATAAAACGGTTAGTACATACGTAGTACATTAATTCaagatattaaataaatcacCAAGTTGATTCCGACACACACCATGGCTTCTGGGATCCACGTCGTTGGAACCAACTACAAGGCCTTGTACAATACAAAGACAgagtaatatattaattatggaCTGGTTTTTCCTTGGTGTTGTTCCCTTAAATATCCCATTCCGATAAACACCAGAATTTATACCAATCGGAGACTCCCCTTGATCGGAGCCATTGATGGTGTTCCGAGGTAATTCCAATAACTGTCGCATTTGTGCTCACTTTATAGAACTGTCaacatacatgttttttttttcttttttaatcgtGAGTATCTGAGTCAATTTACGCGCACATCGACTAATTTCTCGAgatcttgaagttaacgactgTAAATTTCCAGGTGTCTCTAAAGTTTGTAGcactcaaactaataatttctgAGAAACAAATTCAAAAGTCTGATCAGTTAAATTACACCCCTCAAAATTtcatgttgttattttaattcgATGGCATTCATGACTTTAAGTTTAAttggttaacttgattttttttaattatattattttctactaatttcatctttaaacgtaaaattaattaaagattgagatttttaattttttaaaaaaaaattatctttataatttttacatattaactcggattaatctaaataaatctaatatattttcattttaattttaaattcatggtTAAAatctgtttattaaaaaaaacaccataacaatgcctaattttttttctcttcgaaAAGAATTTTGCTCCGACTTCGTAGCTCAGCCCAGGCAAGATGGCTAAAATAAGATGTGGTGTATAGACATCCAACTATACAGCAAAGGTCATGGTGATAATCTCCACATCAGCTGAAAAATCATGTTGATATTTTTGACATAAGAGGCACGCTATATGggtttaaatcaaaacaaattgaatctGGACATGATCCTGGCTAGACATTTCTTCCTACACCTCCAATCAGATGCGATAACAAGAAAGTCAATGCACTTGGTACAAAAAATAGTGTGTAACGGTTCTACAATTAAGTATTGGCTATGTCATCGATGTCTTGCATTCGAGATGCGCATTGTCACGCCATGTAAGAACTTGGTATATCCAATAAAACTCAACTTCCCATCGGAGCTTCTAATCCAATCCTTGACTGCAGAATAAGCCGTAGGGCCCAGATTCATTTCCTGcagaaattatttgattttcagGAGGTGTTCGATCGATTGAACATAAACTGGTAGCTAGATGGTAAAACAGTAGATGCAGATACCTGTGTCAATTCCTCCACCGAGATGACCTGGTTTCCTTCttgttcaaaaaaaccaaatgcTTCAGTTGCAATGTTCTCCCATCCTTCCAGGGCTTCGAGCTGATGTGTACTGATTGCAGCAGCACAGAATTCCTCGAACCCCATTCTCTTGTGAGCGAGCGGTTCCATCTGAAATTGGAAGCTAAGATATTAGTCTTAGCCATTGGGGTTCACAGCATGGCAAGCTCCTCGAGCAAGAGTCACATGAAATCATATCATTTAGTGATTTCCAAATCATATAGAAGTAGAGAGGAAAACCAATAGAGGGTGATCAAGGCCATCCATTTAGAGAACATAGCCGTGAGAGAAAGGCAACGGCAAGAGATTCGCGATTTATGATCAAGgttctttttcatgtttcagTACATCCTACTTTCGAGCACATGCACAGAGTTATTAAAGGAACCATGTGAACAAAACTGGAAAATTTGAGTACTATTGCAGGTGTTCCCTCTCAAGAACAGATGATGAGTTGATTTTTCAATAGTCCCTATCAAGGAAATAAGTTGGTCAAATATTTCACCTCAAGCTCCAAAATGTTAAACAACTCACGTAACACTAACCTAAACGAGATAAAGTCAGAAAGATTAAAGTAAGGAAACTGTCAAGTGTACTAAATATATAGCCAAATGAACTTTGGAATCaacattattattttcctttctttctggAAAATCTCCACAAACAATGCTGTGGAAGAAGCCAGCGGAATAAGTAAATAAACCTTACCacatttaaaatttctaaaacCCGTGATTCCTTCATGGCATCAGTAACATGTCTCGTCAAAGCCTGCACTTCACCACAAGTTTATATGTTGTGAGAAGAATAtactgaaaaacaaataaactaataCAATATAAAATTGGATCCAATAATCAATCACGttacactaataaaaaataaactaacaaCCTCTGTTTGAAAATGTCAAAATTTCACGTAGAGAGAtagagcaagaaaagaaagcttTGACTAACCACTCTGAAATTATTAAGGGATACGTATCCATTTTTCGGTTCCAAGAGACTAAATTGAGTCCTGAGATAGACGAGCTCATCTTCAGGAATGGCTTTTGAAAGAGCCTGCAAAAGTCAAACAAGTAAAAAACCAGTCCCAAATCGCAATTCTACAAGATAATGAGTATTATATAGAAAGCTACTATGCTTGAAATGGTGGACAACTAGATTCAAATCACTCAAGAAAGAAAACCAACCTACACATTACTCAATGACATAATCATAAAATCCCAttattttcctctctttttttcgttCTTTAGGAGGCTTCTTTATGAGGGAAACGGTTCCAGTCAGAATGCAAGTGTTCAcgtataattattatcactGTTGCGTGTTTGAAAGCTGTGGTGCAAagtaatacaaataaaaaccaGTCTCAATTTACTTAAAGAGTATTCAGTGGAAAGCTACTATGCTCCAAATGGTGGACAACGGGTGCCACATCACTCAATAAAGCAAAGCAACATACACGTTACTCAATGACAGTGATAAAATCCCGTTATTTTCctgttctttccttctttttgagGGAAAAGATACCTTTAAAAATTCGAGTGTCTATGCATAAATACCTTCAGTGCTGCACGTTTGAAAGGTGTGGCACGAACATATGACTTGACCAACTTGAAGATCAAAATATCCAAAGGCACGGCTGGATTTAAATCTCGTAACCATGGGTGGGCTGCAAATGTAGGAGATTTTATTAGTTTCCACAAAAATGAACACGCAGCGTAAAATGTTAGTAAAAAGGATGCACAAAACCATACATATCCAGAacagagagggagggagggagagattATCTATATATTCAGTGTTCACTGATTAAAGTAATGGAGGTTCTGAAATATTTGTAAATAACTTACTTAGAGCCTGAGCAGCAGTCATTCTTTTTCTGTGGTCCTTGTTCAGAAGCCTTTTGACAAAATCTTTAGCTTCTGGTGACACAGTAGGCCAAGGTGAATCGTCAAAGTTAGGATCAGCTCTTAGCACGGAGCGGAAAATTCCCGATTCAGTTCTTGCCCAGAAAGGTCTACTCCCGCATAATAATATGTATGTTATCACACCAGTACTCCACATATCAGCTTCGAGATTGTATGATCTGTGGAGCACTTCAGGTGCAACATAATATGCACTGCCAACAACATCGTTGAGACGATCATCTGCGGATGTATAAGAACTGAATGTTTTGCACTCAAACAACAGTTGGAAATAACTAGCCAGTATTAAAGGGAACTGGTTGTAGCAATAAccaggaaaaaacaaatttgcatgGATGGCTGGAAGATCTAATAATTTTGTATGATTCAAATCCATGGAAAGTATCCGTGTTTTCCTTCAAGCAGTTAAATGCAATTGAAAGCACAgccataaacaaataaattcatatGGAATTGCCGATGATGTAAGTTTCTGGCAGTCAGCCAACCCAAGCTTGTCTGAGGACAAAGGAACCAATGCAGGTTGGCTGGGAAACACCATGAGTCAGATGTAGCttgatttcattttcctttgatCCACAATTTCCTATTTGttcttttgtgaaaaaaattcctaattattgatttttcttctgttagcataaacttgaaagaaaatgaaaatcagAAATTAGAAGAGTACGTAaaagtatttctttttataaatatcatattatgCCCTGACAGAAactgaaaaggaaaatgaaCGCAAATGAAATCTGCATTTCACACGGAATTTCCTGAGGCGTGACATAGGTGAAGTTTGATTTTGAGCCTTTGAATCCAGCAATAAAAATGCTTTATGTGTGACATTATTTTGTGGAGCAAATCAACCTCCCAGTGAATATGAAATTGTAACTGGGACAATTTCacagagaaaatagaaaaaccttTGATAAGTTTATCGGTAAGAAAATGTTACCTGGCCTAACAAAATCAGATAGACCAAAATCGATAATCCTCATTGGAGCATCCTCATCTCTTGAGGTGAAAAGAAAATTCTGCCAAGTGGTCACAGAATACATGGTTAAGAGCTGGAAAGGAAATTGGTGGCATAGTGTCCTACGACATGAGTTTGTTACTTTAAAACatagaaaccaaacaaaacaacacCATACTTTAGTGTCCATGCTTATCAAAGTACCTCTGGCTTTAGATCACGGTGAGAAACCCCTTGAAGATGACAATACGCAACTACACTTAGAATTTGCACAACAATAGTTTTAGCATCTTGCTCGGTGTACCTCCCCCCTCTGCAAAATGGAAGCCACAAGGAATAGAGTCAAACAAAAAATCTGAAGTCCAAACCATAAAGCAACTACAAAACTGAAGCATCACAGGTAGTGGAAGTATTCCCTTCTCCTTTACTACCTTGATAAAATTCTGTCCAGCAATTCTCCACCTTCACATAATCTGACAAATAACAAAGAGATTTTAAAACTCATGAGaacaaatttagaaattttgtGATGGCATAGTAAGTAAACCTCAGTCCATTCATtagtaaacaaattaaatttctaatgGAGGGTTAGGTTCATCATAAGCATCAGCTCAATTCATGAAGGtgtaaataaaacatcaaagaaaTCATCCAAAACGAGAGGTTGAACTCCGATAAGATAAATAATCTTTTCGAAGAAAAAGTATAGAATATACATACTCCATGGCTATGTAGACATTATTTTCATCCTCAAAAGCATCATAGAATTTGATTATATTCTTATGCCCCGACAATGCTTTCAATATCTTGACCTCTCGTCGAACATCTTCAATTGATATTGCTGTTGTCATCTGCCAATTAATACCCATTTAGTTAGTAAAACACCCCAACATCGATTCAGTCATACAATACATCAGCTAGCTAAAACAATCGATTTCATCTCCAGTGGCAATTGCAGCTCTTATAATGCTTGCTCAGGTCAGCAATACTAGACACTAAACAACatcaagatttctttttttgttcgaCGGCAAGGGGTATTCTCGATCCAGCTAATGCATCAACAGAAACTAAATACGATCTTAAGGGCACCCATACTCATTGTATAGCATGTTTAAAGGATAATGCTTGCTCAGGTCAGCAACATTGTGACATTAAACAGTATCAAGACGTGGAAACATGAACTGAACAAGACAACTGGCACAATCATATGGCATGTTTCAAAGACATGATAGTTATCGTAGGTGAAAATTATGGCATTTGGACAGATGAAAGAGGAAGTAGACAAATGCTGACAACAACCGACAGAAAACACACGTATGTAACAGCAAACGAACGGTCAGGATTCATCAATGAAGACTAACACTGAAAACAATGCACCTTAGCTTTGGAAATGATCTTGACGGCAACAGGTTGTCCTTTAAGctctcctttctttcctttaGCCCAGCAAGTATGCCCAAAATGCCCTCTCCCCACCTCCTTTCCCAACTCAAACTTCGCCGCCAAGTTCTTTGGATACCCAAAATTCTTATCCAAACCCCCCGTCCCACTCCCCATCGCTACCCTCTCTCCCCCTCCTCCCTCTCCGCCACCATCCTCCGTTATCGGTTGCCCCTCCTGAGGCTGCTGCTTCCCCTGCACCCGCCTCCTCATCATAGCCATGATCGGCTTAGCCGGAGAAGGAGGCGGCAACGGCCACCGGAACTTCCTCCCCGGCGTCCTCGCCGGGGAAGGCGATGGCCGGACTCCCGCGGGAAGTGGGCTCTGAAAAGGGCTGGCTGCGAATGAATTGGCGTAGCCATTGGTGGCAGGCGGTGCCACCTCAACTGCCGCCGCGTTCGGCGGAGTAGGATGCTTGATCGAGTTGATCACTTCATTGTTAACAGCTGACACGTCTTTGCTGCAGCAGTGTCCCATGGGTGGATACGGAGGTGAAGTTGTTGATCAGAGAGAGTCAGATCATCAGACGGTGGGCTGTGATATTAAGTCAGGTGCTGAGGCAGTAACCGTGGCAAGGAAATTTATTAGAGGGAAATACAAAGAAGGAAAGGTAAAGAAGGAAGGAGTTGAGAAATGGAGGAGGGGGGTAggctattaatatttttgaaagttgACAGAGAGAAGATAGAGTGACATTGAATTGTATGCCTTAATTGGTCAAAGCCACATTTCTGACCGTCTGATTATTGTTATCACATAAGGTGCCTGCGGGTCCCTTGTGTATTTACCCATGATGAATGCCACTCTTTAAAGAGTTAAAATATGCTAGGCTTAACCATTTAGTTGGTAGtaagtgaatttatttttttatgtaattttaaatttgagtttttcaagtattaatataatgatcattaaaattttatataatcattaattttaaaaactataaacatATTAACCATTACATGAGTAAGCAAAATAATAAACTTCATCGTTTTATTTTATGGATAGGTTTCAcggaacagttttttttttaa
The genomic region above belongs to Populus alba chromosome 12, ASM523922v2, whole genome shotgun sequence and contains:
- the LOC118046695 gene encoding CDPK-related kinase 4 isoform X1 encodes the protein MGHCCSKDVSAVNNEVINSIKHPTPPNAAAVEVAPPATNGYANSFAASPFQSPLPAGVRPSPSPARTPGRKFRWPLPPPSPAKPIMAMMRRRVQGKQQPQEGQPITEDGGGEGGGGERVAMGSGTGGLDKNFGYPKNLAAKFELGKEVGRGHFGHTCWAKGKKGELKGQPVAVKIISKAKMTTAISIEDVRREVKILKALSGHKNIIKFYDAFEDENNVYIAMELCEGGELLDRILSRGGRYTEQDAKTIVVQILSVVAYCHLQGVSHRDLKPENFLFTSRDEDAPMRIIDFGLSDFVRPDDRLNDVVGSAYYVAPEVLHRSYNLEADMWSTGVITYILLCGSRPFWARTESGIFRSVLRADPNFDDSPWPTVSPEAKDFVKRLLNKDHRKRMTAAQALTHPWLRDLNPAVPLDILIFKLVKSYVRATPFKRAALKALSKAIPEDELVYLRTQFSLLEPKNGYVSLNNFRVALTRHVTDAMKESRVLEILNVMEPLAHKRMGFEEFCAAAISTHQLEALEGWENIATEAFGFFEQEGNQVISVEELTQEMNLGPTAYSAVKDWIRSSDGKLSFIGYTKFLHGVTMRISNARHR
- the LOC118046695 gene encoding CDPK-related kinase 4 isoform X2, which codes for MGHCCSKDVSAVNNEVINSIKHPTPPNAAAVEVAPPATNGYANSFAASPFQSPLPAGVRPSPSPARTPGRKFRWPLPPPSPAKPIMAMMRRRVQGKQQPQEGQPITEDGGGEGGGGERVAMGSGTGGLDKNFGYPKNLAAKFELGKEVGRGHFGHTCWAKGKKGELKGQPVAVKIISKAKMTTAISIEDVRREVKILKALSGHKNIIKFYDAFEDENNVYIAMELCEGGELLDRILSRGGRYTEQDAKTIVVQILSVVAYCHLQGVSHRDLKPENFLFTSRDEDAPMRIIDFGLSDFVRPDDRLNDVVGSAYYVAPEVLHRSYNLEADMWSTGVITYILLCGSRPFWARTESGIFRSVLRADPNFDDSPWPTVSPEAKDFVKRLLNKDHRKRMTAAQALTHPWLRDLNPAVPLDILIFKLVKSYVRATPFKRAALKALSKAIPEDELVYLRTQFSLLEPKNGYVSLNNFRVALTRHVTDAMKESRVLEILNVGLLKNQLIICS